In Deltaproteobacteria bacterium, a genomic segment contains:
- a CDS encoding ketoacyl-ACP synthase III yields the protein MKRAHIIGTGLSVPERILSNKDLEGIVDTTDEWIVRRSGIKERRISSPDRDETTTHLSTQASKKALEMAGVDADQLDMIVVGTVTSDCQFPSTACMVQEALNAENAVAFDVSAGCSGFLYALNTVNNAIQCGTCKKALVVGVDRLSSVVNWHDRGTCVLLADGAGAVVVTANQEEGGILSSHLKSDGKLWNLLYSSDGNGYTPTILQGLSKMPFHLNMNGNRLFKRAIECLSSIAKDAMKHNSLSSDEIDLVVPHQANIRIIQAMADNIGVPMTRVFTNLHKYGNTSSASIPIALDEAWRGGLLSRGKNVLLVSFGAGLTWAASIMKWSM from the coding sequence ATGAAGCGGGCACATATCATTGGGACAGGTCTGTCGGTACCTGAAAGGATACTGTCCAACAAGGATCTGGAAGGCATTGTAGACACAACCGATGAGTGGATCGTACGCCGAAGCGGAATAAAGGAGCGACGCATCTCATCTCCTGACAGGGATGAAACCACCACCCACCTCTCGACCCAGGCTTCAAAAAAGGCGCTGGAGATGGCGGGGGTCGATGCGGATCAACTGGACATGATTGTCGTCGGCACCGTCACCTCGGATTGCCAGTTCCCTTCAACGGCATGTATGGTTCAAGAGGCCCTGAACGCAGAGAACGCCGTGGCATTTGACGTCTCGGCCGGGTGTTCGGGATTCCTGTATGCACTCAACACGGTCAATAACGCCATTCAATGCGGGACCTGCAAAAAGGCCCTGGTGGTAGGCGTGGACCGTCTTTCAAGTGTTGTCAACTGGCATGATCGCGGCACATGCGTCCTTTTGGCGGACGGGGCCGGGGCCGTGGTGGTGACGGCCAACCAGGAAGAGGGTGGGATCCTTTCCAGTCATCTGAAGTCGGATGGCAAGTTGTGGAATCTCCTTTATTCTTCCGATGGAAACGGTTATACGCCCACTATTCTTCAAGGCCTGAGCAAAATGCCGTTTCATCTGAACATGAACGGCAACCGCTTGTTCAAGAGGGCGATCGAATGCCTGTCATCCATTGCAAAAGACGCCATGAAGCACAACTCCCTCTCGAGCGACGAGATCGATCTGGTGGTCCCTCACCAGGCCAATATCCGAATTATTCAGGCCATGGCGGACAACATCGGAGTCCCCATGACCAGGGTATTCACCAATCTCCATAAATACGGGAATACCTCCTCCGCCTCCATACCGATCGCCCTGGATGAGGCCTGGCGGGGGGGTCTGCTGAGCAGAGGCAAGAACGTGCTGCTGGTCAGTTTTGGGGCGGGATTGACCTGGGCGGCCTCGATTATGAAATGGAGTATGTGA